The Peribacillus simplex genome contains a region encoding:
- a CDS encoding D-2-hydroxyacid dehydrogenase, with product MFILSTVIPNEGIQTKMMEAFPDLNFSYQKGWPDGPLREAEILITYGEDLTEEIIGKAANLKWIMVMSAGMELMPFKAIEERGILVTNARGIHKIPMAEYTIGMLLQYEKKLKLLMKNEKEELWDRKIEVGELNGKTMLVIGVGAIGGEVARLGKAFGMTTMGVNRNGKPVESIDHLYTLDNLLEAIRGADYIVSVLPSTDETKGLLEKEHFKAMKESAVFVNIGRGDLINDEVLIDALDAGELSHAILDVFDPEPLGKGHPFWSMENVTVTPHLSSKSGEYLPRTFAIFEKNMREYLKDGKDFTNVIDLTRGY from the coding sequence ATGTTTATACTTTCGACTGTCATTCCGAATGAAGGCATCCAAACGAAGATGATGGAAGCGTTTCCTGATTTGAACTTCAGTTATCAAAAAGGATGGCCGGATGGGCCACTTCGTGAAGCGGAAATCCTAATTACATATGGTGAAGACTTAACTGAAGAAATCATTGGGAAAGCGGCGAACTTGAAATGGATCATGGTCATGAGTGCAGGGATGGAATTAATGCCATTTAAAGCCATTGAGGAACGTGGCATCCTGGTGACCAACGCAAGAGGCATTCATAAAATCCCGATGGCCGAGTATACGATAGGGATGCTTTTGCAATATGAAAAGAAATTGAAACTGCTTATGAAGAATGAAAAGGAAGAATTGTGGGATAGAAAGATTGAAGTAGGGGAATTGAATGGCAAGACTATGCTCGTGATTGGTGTCGGTGCAATTGGAGGGGAGGTGGCTCGTCTTGGGAAAGCCTTTGGGATGACGACGATGGGAGTGAACCGAAACGGAAAGCCAGTGGAATCCATCGATCACCTTTATACTCTGGATAATTTATTGGAAGCCATACGGGGAGCCGATTATATCGTATCCGTCCTGCCAAGTACGGATGAAACGAAGGGCCTTCTGGAAAAAGAGCACTTTAAAGCAATGAAAGAATCTGCAGTATTCGTAAATATTGGCCGCGGAGATCTGATTAACGATGAAGTGTTGATCGATGCCCTGGATGCCGGGGAATTGTCTCATGCCATCTTGGATGTTTTTGATCCGGAACCTTTGGGAAAAGGTCATCCGTTTTGGAGTATGGAAAATGTCACAGTCACGCCGCATCTATCAAGTAAAAGCGGAGAATATTTACCAAGAACCTTTGCCATTTTCGAAAAAAACATGCGTGAATACCTAAAAGATGGAAAAGACTTCACCAACGTAATCGACTTAACTAGGGGATACTAA
- the perR gene encoding peroxide-responsive transcriptional repressor PerR, with translation MTVSEVQLKEALDSLKDTGVRITPQRHAILEYLISSMSHPTADDIYKALEGKFPNMSVATVYNNLRVFREVGLVKELTYGDSSARFDFVTTNHYHVICQTCGKIVDFDYPALDEVEHFAAQVTGFNVSHHRMEIYGDCTDCAKKESH, from the coding sequence ATGACGGTGTCTGAAGTTCAGTTAAAAGAAGCATTGGATTCCTTAAAAGATACCGGTGTAAGAATAACTCCTCAACGCCATGCGATACTTGAGTATTTGATAAGCTCCATGTCCCACCCTACCGCTGATGATATATATAAAGCGCTGGAAGGCAAGTTTCCGAATATGAGTGTGGCAACAGTCTATAACAACCTGCGTGTGTTCCGTGAGGTAGGTTTGGTAAAAGAACTTACTTATGGTGATTCTTCAGCAAGGTTTGATTTTGTGACGACGAATCATTATCATGTAATTTGCCAAACTTGCGGGAAGATTGTGGATTTCGATTATCCTGCATTGGATGAAGTCGAGCATTTCGCTGCACAAGTCACCGGTTTCAATGTTAGTCACCATCGGATGGAAATCTACGGAGACTGTACGGATTGTGCGAAAAAAGAATCGCATTAA
- a CDS encoding YgzB family protein, with product MAKYSSKINKIRTFALSLIFIGFIVMYLGLFFKTNPVVMTIFMGLGLLFIIASTGVYFWIGMLSTKSIQVVCPNCSKPTKILGRVDICMHCEEPLTLDKKLEGEEFNEKYNRKSLHD from the coding sequence ATGGCTAAATATTCTAGCAAAATCAATAAAATACGTACTTTTGCTTTGAGTTTGATTTTCATTGGCTTTATCGTAATGTACCTTGGGCTTTTCTTCAAAACGAATCCTGTTGTCATGACGATTTTCATGGGGCTTGGCCTTTTATTCATCATCGCTAGCACAGGGGTTTATTTTTGGATTGGAATGCTTTCTACAAAATCGATCCAGGTTGTCTGCCCTAATTGCAGCAAACCTACAAAAATACTAGGGCGTGTAGATATTTGCATGCATTGTGAAGAACCATTGACACTTGACAAAAAGTTGGAAGGCGAAGAATTCAACGAAAAATATAACCGAAAAAGCTTGCATGACTAG
- a CDS encoding nucleotidyltransferase-like protein, producing MEDILRPIYQERASLKSTLGILLIEKRDDNSPITDTFDYILFVIADEAEEAVFLKHYTYQDKKAALHIVKEDQLKEWLLLGTNRKVVDWIYNGKVLFDRNDYLDRLKTEIREFPFYGRKLKMGMEFAKLIRRYMDGKSFFEKGHHLEAYNHIVHSLHHLARLEIIEQGFYPEVTVWNQVKHMEPEIFKLYKELISSEETLEKRLELLFLASEFLIYSRTNAGSQHLVEIMGTKEDPWTIAELMEHAEVKFYSVDLGVLLEYLIEKKVIEVIKAETKGHEIYHRFYRVSKNF from the coding sequence ATGGAAGATATCCTTCGCCCGATTTATCAAGAGCGAGCAAGTTTAAAATCTACACTTGGAATCTTGTTAATAGAAAAAAGAGATGATAATAGCCCGATCACCGATACATTTGACTACATCCTTTTTGTAATTGCAGACGAAGCCGAAGAGGCCGTGTTTTTAAAACATTACACTTACCAGGATAAAAAGGCAGCATTGCATATCGTAAAGGAAGACCAGTTAAAAGAATGGCTCCTATTAGGCACGAACCGCAAAGTGGTTGACTGGATATATAACGGGAAGGTCCTTTTTGACCGGAATGATTATTTGGACCGTTTGAAAACCGAAATCCGTGAGTTCCCCTTTTATGGAAGGAAGTTAAAGATGGGGATGGAATTCGCAAAGTTAATTCGCAGGTATATGGATGGGAAAAGCTTCTTTGAAAAAGGCCATCATCTTGAGGCATACAACCATATCGTTCATTCCCTGCATCACTTGGCCCGTTTGGAAATAATTGAACAAGGCTTTTATCCGGAGGTTACGGTCTGGAACCAAGTGAAGCATATGGAACCTGAAATATTCAAGTTGTATAAAGAATTGATCAGCAGTGAGGAAACTCTCGAAAAAAGATTGGAGCTTCTATTCCTTGCGAGTGAGTTTCTTATTTATTCTAGGACGAATGCAGGTTCGCAGCATTTGGTTGAAATAATGGGGACGAAGGAAGATCCGTGGACGATCGCGGAGCTAATGGAGCATGCGGAAGTAAAGTTTTATTCAGTCGACCTTGGTGTTTTATTGGAATATTTGATAGAGAAAAAGGTCATCGAGGTCATCAAAGCGGAGACAAAAGGGCACGAGATATATCATCGGTTTTACCGGGTATCAAAAAACTTTTAA
- a CDS encoding DUF6241 domain-containing protein: protein MNKFKWSMVGLIVAAAAISVIITINQNAKNYEAKQEDTAPALETTEVEYETTEEEDTEVETIKNEQILYELGLGPASTAEDVMKTMHSMTHQKVISEEKWYNLEMTPENINAVYDFIKESDIGFTLKRNLLKISGNWKEGNFDNIVEDHNYLWGAQNGNVGKATGVLTPEQEAEFVKENF from the coding sequence ATGAATAAATTTAAATGGTCAATGGTTGGACTTATAGTAGCTGCAGCAGCTATTTCAGTAATAATAACAATCAATCAGAACGCTAAAAATTATGAAGCAAAGCAAGAAGATACGGCTCCTGCTTTGGAGACCACGGAAGTGGAATACGAGACAACTGAAGAAGAAGATACGGAAGTAGAAACTATAAAAAATGAACAAATTCTATATGAACTAGGCCTTGGCCCAGCTTCAACTGCAGAAGACGTTATGAAAACTATGCATAGTATGACTCATCAAAAAGTAATTTCTGAAGAAAAATGGTACAACCTTGAGATGACTCCTGAAAACATCAATGCAGTTTATGATTTTATTAAAGAGAGTGACATCGGCTTCACACTTAAAAGAAATTTGCTGAAAATCTCAGGAAACTGGAAAGAAGGAAACTTCGACAATATAGTGGAAGATCACAACTACCTTTGGGGTGCTCAAAATGGAAATGTTGGTAAAGCTACCGGTGTTCTTACTCCTGAACAAGAAGCTGAATTTGTAAAAGAAAACTTTTAA